The Euphorbia lathyris chromosome 2, ddEupLath1.1, whole genome shotgun sequence genome includes a window with the following:
- the LOC136219739 gene encoding small ribosomal subunit protein eS24z-like isoform X1, giving the protein MPRLAQNLIKAHRRRRETTSYRKLNKENHGRQSSDYQNEEVHDQQVIDVLHPGRANVSKAELKEKLASLYEVKDTNAIFVFKFRTHFGGGKSTGFGLIYDSVDNAKKFEPKYRLIRNGLDTKVEKSRKQLKERKNRAKKIRGVKKTKAGDAAKAGKKK; this is encoded by the exons ATGCCTCGTCTcgcacagaacttgatcaaagCCCATCGGCGCCGGAGAGAAACAACTAGTTACAGGAAACTAAACAAA GAGAACCATGGCAGACAAAGCAGTGACTATCAGAACGAGGAAGTTCATGACCAACAG GTAATTGATGTTCTACATCCGGGTAGAGCTAATGTCTCTAAG GCTGAGTTGAAGGAGAAATTGGCAAGTCTTTACGAAGTGAAAGATACAAATGCAATATTTGTGTTCAAGTTCCGTACACACTTTGGAGGTGGGAAATCAACTGGTTTTGGATTGATATACGATTCTGTGGATAATGCAAAGAAGTTTGAGCCGAAGTACAGGCTGATCAGG AATGGTCTAGACACCAAGGTAGAAAAATCAAGGAAACAAttaaaggaaaggaagaacagagcTAAGAAAATCCGGGGTGTAAAGAAG ACTAAGGCGGGAGATGCCGCCAAGGCAGGGAAGAAGAAGTGA
- the LOC136219739 gene encoding small ribosomal subunit protein eS24z-like isoform X3 — protein sequence MADKAVTIRTRKFMTNRLLSRKQFVIDVLHPGRANVSKAELKEKLASLYEVKDTNAIFVFKFRTHFGGGKSTGFGLIYDSVDNAKKFEPKYRLIRNGLDTKVEKSRKQLKERKNRAKKIRGVKKTKAGDAAKAGKKK from the exons ATGGCAGACAAAGCAGTGACTATCAGAACGAGGAAGTTCATGACCAACAGGTTACTCTCTAGGAAGCAGTTT GTAATTGATGTTCTACATCCGGGTAGAGCTAATGTCTCTAAG GCTGAGTTGAAGGAGAAATTGGCAAGTCTTTACGAAGTGAAAGATACAAATGCAATATTTGTGTTCAAGTTCCGTACACACTTTGGAGGTGGGAAATCAACTGGTTTTGGATTGATATACGATTCTGTGGATAATGCAAAGAAGTTTGAGCCGAAGTACAGGCTGATCAGG AATGGTCTAGACACCAAGGTAGAAAAATCAAGGAAACAAttaaaggaaaggaagaacagagcTAAGAAAATCCGGGGTGTAAAGAAG ACTAAGGCGGGAGATGCCGCCAAGGCAGGGAAGAAGAAGTGA
- the LOC136219740 gene encoding FLUCTUATING-LIGHT-ACCLIMATION protein 1, chloroplastic-like: protein MHRKSTMKMGSLKSTISAIVLFLSIFLTLSFAFAASGGRMGGDAFSDRSPSPPSREDDHYHDHYYHHHHHHRDNWRSSSSNRNENEQRSEGSKSNDLLGFIIPAGMVGAFSLVVFVGYMNNRASIMMIQVGLTGNARSLKKELNEIAKTADSSSAKGWQLILTETVTALLRHPQYYISGYSSVKQHWNVESVEKSFRELSNEERGKIDLESLVNVNNVKRRRTVIPEASKIGKDYIVVTILVAAKGSYKVPLVKSIDDLKDALRSLSISSSNLQAVEVLWTPQDEDDTLSADELVECYPLLRPI from the exons ATGCACAGAAAATCCACGATGAAAATGGGATCACTGAAATCGACGATTTCTGCAATTGTGCtgtttttatctattttcctcACCCTTTCCTTCGCTTTTGCTGCCTCCGGTGGCAGAATGGGCGGCGACGCATTCTCCGACCGATCACCTTCACCCCCATCAAGAGAGGATGATCATTATCATGACCATTACTACCATCACCATCATCACCATCGAGATAATTGGCGTAGTTCATCGTCGAATCGAAATGAGAATGAGCAGAGGAGTGAAGGAAGTAAAAGTAATGATCTTCTTGGTTTTATCATACCTGCTGGTATGGTTGGAGCTTTCTCCTTAGTTGTCTTTGTTGGGTACATGAACAATAGAGCCAGCATTATGATGATTCAG GTTGGCTTAACCGGCAATGCCCGTTCACTTAAAAAGGAACTCAATGAAATTGCCAAAACCGCAGACAGTTCCTCAGCAAAGGGGTGGCAACTTATATTGACAG AAACTGTAACTGCTCTGCTTCGGCATCCACAATACTATATATCCGGTTATTCATCG GTGAAGCAGCATTGGAATGTTGAAAGTGTGGAAAAGAGCTTTAGAGAACTCTCAAATGAGGAAAGGGGGAAAATTGACTTGGAATCTCTGGTTAATGTCAACAATGTCAAGAGGCGGAGGACAGTCATTCCTGAAGCTAGCAAAATAGGAAAAGATTATATTGTG GTGACGATTCTCGTAGCTGCCAAAGGTTCATACAAAGTTCCTCTCGTTAAAAGCATTGATGACTTGAAAGATGCATTGAGATCTTTGAGCATTAGTTCCAGCAACCTTCAG GCTGTAGAAGTGCTTTGGACTCCACAGGACGAGGATGATACTTTGTCGGCGGACGAATTGGTCGAATGTTACCCACTTTTAAGGCCCATTTGA
- the LOC136219739 gene encoding small ribosomal subunit protein eS24z-like isoform X2 translates to MPRLAQNLIKAHRRRRETTSYRKLNKNHGRQSSDYQNEEVHDQQVIDVLHPGRANVSKAELKEKLASLYEVKDTNAIFVFKFRTHFGGGKSTGFGLIYDSVDNAKKFEPKYRLIRNGLDTKVEKSRKQLKERKNRAKKIRGVKKTKAGDAAKAGKKK, encoded by the exons ATGCCTCGTCTcgcacagaacttgatcaaagCCCATCGGCGCCGGAGAGAAACAACTAGTTACAGGAAACTAAACAAA AACCATGGCAGACAAAGCAGTGACTATCAGAACGAGGAAGTTCATGACCAACAG GTAATTGATGTTCTACATCCGGGTAGAGCTAATGTCTCTAAG GCTGAGTTGAAGGAGAAATTGGCAAGTCTTTACGAAGTGAAAGATACAAATGCAATATTTGTGTTCAAGTTCCGTACACACTTTGGAGGTGGGAAATCAACTGGTTTTGGATTGATATACGATTCTGTGGATAATGCAAAGAAGTTTGAGCCGAAGTACAGGCTGATCAGG AATGGTCTAGACACCAAGGTAGAAAAATCAAGGAAACAAttaaaggaaaggaagaacagagcTAAGAAAATCCGGGGTGTAAAGAAG ACTAAGGCGGGAGATGCCGCCAAGGCAGGGAAGAAGAAGTGA